The following proteins are co-located in the Paenibacillus sp. JNUCC32 genome:
- a CDS encoding GntR family transcriptional regulator: MEHPLYKQIQNDIRRSIQSGELPAGALVPSEKELAQRYGVSQITSKNALNGLVEEGFLVRYRGKGTFVREQGSSEGPQPRTDTKKTIAIILPTMKTKIDQQLLDGLERYCAEREYDLLIRISRESQEEESRAIEQFRERGVDGFLIFPVEQESYNNAILRLSLDQVPLVLVDRFLKEIRTYSVSSDNYEGVREAISGLLAEGHRRIAFLSPEITNSVTDERAKGFEAAFLEQGLPIDKRLWCLLDLVTIQEGHGPQEVLRFLQGCSDVTAVFCVNAELARYAHYAMREIWPATESKPQLAAFDDPDIEGIPYIRQQPDEVSRRAVDLLSEQLAGKHEPRREVVPVQWIWPE; the protein is encoded by the coding sequence ATGGAGCATCCGTTATATAAACAAATACAGAACGATATACGGCGCAGTATTCAGAGCGGCGAGCTTCCGGCAGGTGCCTTGGTACCGTCGGAGAAGGAGCTGGCTCAGCGGTACGGCGTAAGTCAGATCACATCCAAAAATGCGCTCAACGGTTTGGTGGAGGAAGGCTTTCTGGTGCGTTACCGGGGAAAAGGCACCTTTGTTAGGGAGCAGGGCTCTTCGGAAGGACCGCAGCCCCGGACGGATACGAAAAAAACGATTGCGATCATATTGCCAACGATGAAAACCAAGATCGATCAGCAGCTGCTGGACGGCTTGGAACGCTACTGCGCGGAAAGAGAATACGATCTGTTGATCCGTATTTCACGCGAATCGCAGGAGGAAGAATCCCGGGCGATCGAGCAGTTCCGGGAACGGGGAGTCGATGGCTTTTTGATATTTCCGGTCGAGCAGGAAAGCTACAATAACGCAATTTTGCGTTTGTCGCTTGATCAGGTCCCCCTGGTGCTGGTCGACCGTTTTTTGAAGGAGATCCGGACCTATAGCGTCAGCTCCGATAATTACGAGGGCGTACGCGAAGCCATATCCGGTTTGCTTGCGGAGGGGCACAGGCGCATTGCCTTCCTGTCTCCGGAGATTACGAATTCGGTTACGGACGAAAGAGCCAAAGGCTTCGAAGCCGCATTTCTGGAGCAGGGCTTGCCGATAGACAAAAGGCTATGGTGCTTGCTGGATTTGGTTACGATTCAGGAGGGACACGGACCGCAGGAGGTCCTCCGTTTTTTGCAGGGCTGCAGTGATGTAACCGCGGTCTTTTGCGTGAATGCGGAGCTGGCCCGCTATGCCCATTACGCCATGCGGGAAATTTGGCCGGCGACGGAGAGCAAACCGCAGCTCGCCGCCTTTGACGATCCGGATATTGAAGGCATTCCTTATATCCGGCAGCAACCGGATGAAGTATCCCGGCGTGCCGTCGATCTGCTGTCGGAACAGCTGGCCGGTAAGCACGAGCCTCGAAGGGAGGTCGTCCCGGTCCAATGGATTTGGCCGGAATGA
- a CDS encoding GntR family transcriptional regulator has protein sequence MKSLPLYKKIQEDIKRLIAIGKLREGDRVPSEKELSERYRVSQITSKNALVGLMEEGLLVRIQGKGTFVMSRPENASALDQLGEWTAGPGRSGRIGLVLPTMKTKVDQRFLDNIEKYATAAGFELMLRITRESQVEESKVISSFLNQGVDGIIIFPVENETYNDSILRLSLDRFPFVLIDRFLKEIKTYSVSSDNVNGTKEAVEYLINNGHSSIAFISPEITNTVTDERAQGFEQAFLERGMSIDKSLWCLIPLEEIASGNSVDKIREFLDGNPEITGIVTANTELCRSAYKAAVASRKRVPEDLELITFDPPDLPHVPFIRQNEEEMCRLTVELLIEQIEGAFEARRIMVPVMLVNE, from the coding sequence TTGAAATCGTTGCCGCTATATAAAAAAATTCAGGAAGACATCAAGCGGCTGATCGCCATCGGCAAGCTGCGGGAAGGGGACCGGGTCCCTTCCGAGAAGGAACTGTCTGAACGTTACCGCGTCAGTCAAATTACAAGCAAAAACGCGCTGGTCGGACTCATGGAGGAAGGTTTGCTCGTCCGGATCCAGGGCAAGGGTACCTTCGTGATGAGCAGGCCGGAGAACGCTTCCGCACTCGATCAGTTAGGCGAATGGACGGCAGGTCCGGGCAGAAGCGGACGGATCGGACTCGTACTGCCCACGATGAAAACGAAAGTGGACCAGCGATTTTTGGACAACATCGAGAAATATGCCACCGCCGCCGGCTTTGAGCTGATGCTGAGAATTACGCGAGAATCCCAGGTCGAGGAGTCCAAGGTCATCTCGTCCTTCTTGAACCAGGGGGTGGACGGCATCATCATTTTTCCGGTTGAAAACGAGACATACAACGATTCGATTTTAAGGCTGTCGCTGGACCGCTTCCCTTTTGTCCTGATCGACCGTTTTTTGAAGGAAATCAAGACGTACAGCGTAAGCTCGGACAACGTCAACGGGACAAAGGAAGCCGTGGAGTATTTAATTAACAATGGCCATTCGTCGATCGCGTTCATCTCACCGGAGATTACGAATACCGTGACGGACGAGAGAGCCCAAGGGTTCGAGCAGGCTTTTCTGGAACGCGGGATGTCGATCGACAAAAGCTTATGGTGCCTAATCCCGTTAGAGGAGATCGCCTCGGGCAACTCCGTCGATAAAATCAGGGAGTTTTTAGACGGCAATCCCGAAATTACCGGCATCGTTACGGCCAATACGGAGCTATGCCGAAGTGCATATAAAGCGGCGGTTGCATCCCGTAAGCGCGTACCGGAGGATCTGGAGCTGATTACGTTCGATCCGCCGGATCTGCCGCACGTGCCGTTTATCCGTCAAAATGAAGAGGAAATGTGCCGCCTGACCGTCGAGCTGCTGATCGAGCAAATTGAAGGAGCCTTTGAGGCAAGAAGGATTATGGTGCCGGTCATGCTGGTAAACGAATGA
- a CDS encoding carbohydrate ABC transporter permease, with amino-acid sequence MGTKLGGYRRRELAWLYLFVAPPVLGFLLFGLVPILFSIYISFHKWDMLSDPQWAGLANYKDLMGDEKVYKSMYNTIYLMIGIPIGMVLSMLLAILMNRKFAGISFMRTIYYLPVISPVIAVSLLWQWILNQDYGLLNNFLWETFGIAGPNWLGKPEWVKPSLILIGLWSGIGGNMVLYLAGLQSISSTYYEAAEIDGAGAWHKLTRITIPLLTPIHFFVVVMGIIGAFQSFSQIYVLAVDGGPEYSGATVVYYIFQHAFQYFNMGYASAVAWVLGILIFVVTLIQFKLSNRWVYQD; translated from the coding sequence ATGGGTACCAAGCTTGGCGGGTATCGCAGAAGAGAACTGGCATGGTTGTATCTGTTCGTCGCTCCGCCGGTTCTCGGGTTTCTTTTGTTCGGCCTTGTGCCGATCTTGTTCTCCATATATATCAGCTTTCACAAATGGGATATGCTATCCGATCCGCAGTGGGCGGGACTCGCCAACTATAAGGATCTTATGGGCGACGAGAAAGTGTACAAATCAATGTACAATACGATTTATTTAATGATCGGCATTCCGATCGGCATGGTGCTTTCGATGCTGCTGGCCATCCTGATGAACCGTAAATTCGCCGGCATCTCGTTCATGCGCACGATCTATTATCTTCCGGTCATTTCGCCGGTCATCGCCGTATCGCTGTTGTGGCAGTGGATATTAAATCAGGATTACGGCTTGCTCAACAATTTTCTGTGGGAAACGTTCGGCATTGCCGGCCCTAACTGGCTGGGTAAGCCGGAGTGGGTGAAGCCTTCGTTAATCCTGATCGGGCTTTGGAGCGGCATCGGCGGCAACATGGTGCTGTACCTTGCAGGTCTGCAATCCATTTCCTCGACGTATTATGAAGCCGCGGAAATCGACGGCGCTGGCGCATGGCACAAGCTGACGCGGATTACCATCCCGCTGCTCACGCCTATTCATTTTTTCGTCGTGGTCATGGGAATCATCGGGGCGTTCCAGTCGTTCAGCCAAATTTACGTGCTGGCGGTAGACGGCGGGCCTGAATACAGCGGGGCCACGGTGGTCTATTATATTTTCCAGCATGCGTTCCAGTACTTTAACATGGGTTATGCAAGCGCGGTTGCCTGGGTGCTGGGCATTCTCATCTTTGTTGTCACGCTTATACAATTCAAGCTTTCCAATCGCTGGGTTTACCAAGACTAG
- a CDS encoding glycoside hydrolase family 2 protein encodes MSSSHKYIKDYPRPQLVREEWVNLNGEWDFRFDDALEGESAKWYERLQADRKITVPFAYETKASGIADETFHPCVWYERSVAVPAEAEGKRIILHFQAVDYAATLWVNGSKIGVHEGGYAAFAFDITEAVEFGRENRITVQVVDGNSCTQPRGKQRWMKDNFGCWYVQTTGIWQTVWMEYVNPIHISRVKITPELERGSANFGYELGNAAHGYDGLTLQTIIRFDGKLIRSTETSVERGTVTVDVSVVNEAVGEWKVKPWHPNHPNLYDVEMILKQNGKPIDTAYSYFGMRSIRIAGDQIILNHTPIYQRLLLDQGYWSDTHLTPPSEEALLEDIDKTIALGFNGVRKHQKLEDPRYLYWCDRKGLLVWSEMPSTYEFGDDAVERFTQEWMDVVRQHYNHPSIITWVPFNESWGISDIATNRKQQQFTESIYHLTKAFDQMRPVIVNDGWEHTVSDIITLHDYEEIGAMLEERYRDKDALLGNKIAHNTHRYPFAQGYGYRGQPVIISEYGGIAFTSEEGWGYGNQVRSEDEFLKRYEGITQAIKNLPYVCGFCYTQITDVQQEVNGLLTEDRKPKVNVEAIRGINLA; translated from the coding sequence ATGTCTAGCTCGCACAAATATATAAAGGACTATCCCAGACCGCAATTGGTACGCGAGGAATGGGTAAATCTGAACGGGGAATGGGATTTTCGCTTCGACGATGCTCTAGAAGGAGAAAGCGCCAAGTGGTACGAACGCCTTCAAGCTGACCGTAAAATCACGGTGCCTTTTGCGTACGAGACCAAAGCAAGCGGCATCGCGGATGAAACATTTCATCCTTGCGTATGGTATGAACGTAGTGTAGCCGTACCTGCCGAGGCAGAAGGCAAAAGGATCATTTTACATTTTCAAGCGGTCGATTACGCGGCGACCCTGTGGGTCAACGGCAGCAAAATCGGCGTGCATGAAGGCGGATACGCAGCCTTTGCCTTCGATATTACGGAAGCAGTCGAGTTTGGACGCGAGAACAGGATTACCGTTCAAGTCGTGGACGGCAACAGCTGTACGCAGCCGCGCGGCAAGCAGCGATGGATGAAGGACAACTTCGGGTGCTGGTACGTGCAGACGACCGGAATATGGCAAACCGTGTGGATGGAATACGTGAATCCGATTCACATCAGCCGGGTGAAGATAACGCCGGAACTGGAACGCGGGTCGGCGAATTTCGGCTATGAACTGGGCAATGCCGCGCACGGCTACGACGGGTTAACCCTCCAGACCATCATCCGGTTTGACGGGAAGCTGATCCGTTCGACGGAAACGAGCGTGGAACGCGGAACGGTAACGGTCGATGTGAGCGTCGTAAACGAAGCCGTGGGCGAATGGAAAGTCAAGCCGTGGCATCCGAACCATCCGAATTTATACGACGTCGAGATGATTCTGAAGCAAAATGGAAAGCCGATCGACACCGCCTATTCTTATTTCGGCATGCGGAGCATTCGGATCGCAGGGGATCAAATTATCTTGAACCATACGCCGATTTATCAGCGTTTGCTGTTGGATCAAGGATACTGGAGCGATACGCATTTGACCCCTCCGTCGGAGGAAGCGCTGCTGGAAGACATCGACAAAACGATTGCGCTCGGCTTTAACGGCGTGCGCAAGCATCAGAAGCTGGAGGATCCCCGTTATTTATATTGGTGTGACCGCAAAGGATTGTTGGTATGGTCGGAAATGCCGTCGACTTACGAATTCGGAGACGATGCGGTCGAGCGGTTCACGCAAGAGTGGATGGACGTCGTCCGGCAGCATTACAACCATCCTTCCATCATCACCTGGGTACCGTTCAACGAGTCTTGGGGAATTTCCGATATAGCGACCAACCGCAAGCAGCAGCAATTTACGGAATCGATCTATCATCTGACCAAGGCTTTCGACCAGATGAGGCCGGTGATCGTGAACGACGGCTGGGAGCATACGGTTTCGGATATCATTACGCTCCATGATTATGAAGAAATCGGCGCTATGCTGGAAGAGCGGTATCGGGACAAGGATGCGCTGTTAGGCAACAAAATCGCGCATAATACACACCGTTATCCATTCGCGCAGGGATATGGCTATCGGGGCCAGCCCGTCATCATCAGCGAATACGGCGGCATCGCTTTTACAAGCGAAGAGGGCTGGGGTTACGGCAATCAGGTTCGCAGCGAGGACGAATTCTTGAAGCGGTACGAAGGAATCACACAAGCGATCAAGAATTTGCCTTATGTGTGCGGTTTCTGTTATACGCAAATTACGGACGTGCAGCAGGAAGTGAACGGCTTGCTGACGGAAGACCGTAAACCGAAAGTAAACGTGGAAGCGATCCGAGGCATCAATCTGGCATAA
- a CDS encoding family 43 glycosylhydrolase produces the protein MEIYNEMYANPFQSLEEEWEDYGNGDPYVLRHDGRYYLYVSTKDHRTGIKAWISDNLVDWSYAGLVTEDPVSTGAYAPEVIYSNGWFYLYTSPAGRGHYVFRSESPTGPFERISENVGMSIDGSVFIDDDGSWLFTHAGSSGIVGVPMDGPAEFGVGQTIPGPYLGHWTEGSMIIKRNGTYYMTYTGNHVFSKGYRIHYAVSHDSPLGPYSIPANNPLVISTKPDFYGLGHSSTVMGPDLDSYYLVYHNLTGRSQEGPPVRRMNIDRLVFNGDKMEILGPTNYDQPIPRGPVFADRLDADAIDESRWESEKSEGGARIITKESTDRIYTAEYNLVPSKTRVAALFAYEETNRFGFAEIEPELNRLSLGRMEDGNRKVLATAELPEDTDWSKLHTIRIERGNERLRVYLDGVVKLDESSETFGPGRIGYRYDNGVPGLSYTAFSNQADGSSDFETAKPLPGSMEAVHYLSGEGRGYAVRQPSETAAWRHSDGTAIRQAEDGSYSAALREKGDWLRYAVNVSESGTYALDLSVKADAGPAAFKLLVDDQKAGSYKIDGSHDASSEPWVKIRVGSLKLEKGLHSLAIQLDYGQLEWKTMEFELVDDQAFKIERLLEQASSEDVHGRWNETAGSYAGAADADAKMYGGSRLWSDYRIRTTVTLGDDPSGQAGVLFRVTNESDFRDQVSDSLMGYFLAVTATKLELYKHNYDSELLQSIKVELERNKPVSLRIEAVHGTIRVFVEDGEEPVLTYDDPQAFMQGRVGIRSVHAEQIGLGDLTVESIGTK, from the coding sequence ATGGAAATATACAATGAAATGTATGCCAATCCCTTTCAGTCGTTGGAGGAAGAATGGGAGGATTACGGCAATGGGGATCCGTATGTGCTGCGGCATGACGGCCGCTATTATCTGTATGTAAGCACTAAGGATCATCGGACGGGAATCAAGGCTTGGATATCGGACAATCTGGTCGATTGGAGCTATGCGGGGCTTGTGACGGAAGATCCTGTATCGACCGGAGCCTATGCCCCCGAAGTGATTTACTCGAACGGGTGGTTTTATCTATACACTTCTCCGGCGGGAAGGGGACATTACGTGTTCCGAAGCGAATCGCCGACAGGCCCGTTCGAAAGAATCTCCGAGAATGTCGGAATGAGCATCGACGGCTCGGTCTTTATCGACGATGACGGCTCCTGGCTGTTTACCCATGCTGGATCGTCGGGCATTGTCGGCGTTCCGATGGACGGACCCGCCGAATTCGGCGTCGGTCAGACGATTCCCGGGCCCTATTTGGGGCATTGGACGGAAGGGTCCATGATCATCAAGCGGAACGGTACCTATTACATGACATATACCGGGAATCATGTATTCAGCAAAGGCTACCGCATTCATTATGCCGTATCGCATGATTCGCCGCTCGGTCCGTACAGCATTCCGGCCAACAATCCGCTCGTCATCAGCACTAAGCCGGACTTTTACGGGCTTGGCCACAGCTCGACGGTGATGGGGCCCGATCTGGATTCTTATTATCTCGTCTATCATAACTTGACGGGAAGATCCCAGGAAGGCCCGCCTGTCCGTCGCATGAACATCGACCGGCTGGTATTCAACGGAGACAAGATGGAGATTCTGGGTCCTACGAATTACGATCAGCCTATCCCGAGAGGGCCGGTCTTTGCCGATCGGCTGGACGCAGACGCCATCGATGAGAGCCGGTGGGAGTCGGAGAAATCGGAAGGAGGCGCTCGAATCATCACCAAGGAGAGCACGGATCGCATCTATACGGCGGAATATAATTTGGTGCCGTCAAAGACGCGGGTCGCCGCATTGTTTGCCTATGAGGAGACCAACCGTTTCGGGTTCGCAGAAATCGAACCGGAACTAAACCGACTATCCTTGGGCAGGATGGAGGATGGCAACCGTAAAGTGCTCGCCACCGCGGAGCTTCCGGAAGATACGGATTGGTCGAAGCTGCACACGATTCGTATTGAACGAGGGAACGAGCGGCTTCGGGTTTACCTGGACGGCGTAGTGAAGCTGGATGAATCTTCGGAAACGTTCGGACCTGGCCGTATCGGGTATCGGTACGATAACGGCGTACCGGGATTGTCGTATACCGCATTCTCGAATCAAGCCGACGGCAGCAGTGACTTCGAAACGGCCAAGCCGCTTCCCGGCAGCATGGAAGCCGTGCATTATCTTAGCGGCGAAGGCAGGGGGTATGCGGTTCGTCAACCGTCGGAAACCGCCGCATGGCGTCATTCGGACGGAACGGCGATCCGGCAGGCGGAGGATGGCAGCTATTCGGCTGCGCTTAGGGAAAAAGGCGATTGGCTGCGTTATGCAGTAAACGTTTCGGAATCGGGCACCTATGCGCTGGACTTGTCGGTCAAGGCTGACGCGGGGCCGGCAGCCTTTAAGCTGCTCGTGGACGATCAAAAAGCCGGAAGCTATAAAATCGACGGCAGCCATGACGCCAGCAGCGAACCCTGGGTAAAAATTCGGGTAGGATCCCTAAAGCTCGAAAAGGGATTACATAGCCTCGCCATTCAATTGGACTATGGGCAGCTGGAGTGGAAAACGATGGAATTCGAGCTGGTCGATGATCAAGCATTCAAGATCGAACGTTTATTGGAACAAGCAAGTTCCGAGGATGTTCACGGCCGTTGGAACGAAACCGCCGGAAGTTATGCCGGGGCAGCCGATGCCGATGCCAAGATGTATGGAGGCAGCCGCCTTTGGTCCGACTACCGCATCCGGACGACCGTAACGCTGGGCGATGATCCGTCCGGTCAAGCGGGCGTACTCTTCCGGGTGACAAACGAGTCGGATTTCAGGGATCAAGTGAGCGATTCGCTGATGGGATATTTCCTCGCGGTCACCGCCACGAAACTGGAACTGTACAAACATAATTACGATTCCGAGCTGCTTCAAAGCATCAAAGTTGAGCTGGAACGGAACAAGCCCGTCAGCTTGCGCATCGAAGCAGTTCACGGGACGATCCGCGTCTTCGTCGAGGATGGAGAAGAGCCTGTCCTGACGTATGACGATCCCCAGGCCTTCATGCAGGGGAGGGTCGGCATTCGATCGGTTCATGCTGAACAGATCGGGCTTGGCGATTTAACGGTGGAATCCATAGGAACCAAATAG
- a CDS encoding carbohydrate ABC transporter permease → MKREKMTDLWSLLLLLFGSIFMVAPFIWTISTSLKDRRNVFEIPPQWIPEPITFGNYAKVWLESPLLHGFMNSLIIVVIVLTIGMLVSAMSAYAFGKFEFPYKGMLFMGLLGTMMIPYSVVMIPQYIGFSRLDWVDTLLPLIVPGLFGNIVVIFFIRQYLQSAMPTELIEAAKIDGCSFPGIFFKIALPIMKPALAAQAALGFMGIWNDFLGPLIYLHTPEKQTIQVLIASMQAMYIGQSDYPMIMAAAIISMVPVIIVFFFCQRYFIESMAISGIKG, encoded by the coding sequence GTGAAACGGGAAAAAATGACGGACCTCTGGTCGCTGCTGCTGCTGCTTTTCGGATCGATCTTTATGGTCGCTCCGTTCATCTGGACCATCTCGACTTCGTTGAAGGATCGGCGAAACGTATTCGAAATTCCTCCGCAATGGATTCCCGAACCGATTACGTTCGGCAACTATGCGAAGGTTTGGCTGGAGTCGCCTTTGCTGCATGGATTCATGAACAGCTTGATCATCGTGGTGATCGTCCTGACCATAGGAATGCTGGTATCCGCAATGTCGGCCTATGCATTCGGCAAATTCGAATTCCCTTACAAAGGCATGCTCTTCATGGGCTTGCTCGGAACGATGATGATTCCGTATTCGGTGGTAATGATACCGCAGTATATCGGGTTTTCCAGGCTGGATTGGGTAGACACCTTGCTGCCGCTCATCGTACCCGGCCTGTTCGGCAACATCGTCGTCATCTTTTTTATACGCCAATATTTGCAGAGCGCGATGCCGACCGAATTGATCGAAGCGGCGAAGATCGACGGCTGCAGCTTTCCGGGCATCTTCTTCAAAATCGCGCTGCCGATCATGAAGCCGGCGCTCGCTGCCCAAGCCGCTCTCGGCTTTATGGGCATCTGGAACGATTTCCTCGGCCCGCTGATTTACCTGCATACGCCCGAGAAGCAAACGATTCAAGTGCTGATCGCTTCCATGCAGGCGATGTACATCGGCCAGTCGGATTATCCGATGATCATGGCCGCAGCCATCATTTCCATGGTGCCGGTGATCATCGTGTTCTTTTTCTGCCAAAGATACTTTATCGAATCGATGGCAATCAGCGGAATCAAGGGGTGA
- a CDS encoding ABC transporter substrate-binding protein, with protein MKTKSKFAGMLMLLLVFALSACSGGSNGTNEGTATSNPDASKPGQEASTGTDQKEPVTIEFMGHGNPNEKKIFEKLIASFEEKYPHVTVKYTSVPPGEYSQKMTTLISSGKVPDVFYVGGPEFYRFAEAGTLLNIQSYLDQTSLFNPDNVWKQAMDRYRFDGSKVGAGDLYGLPKDVGPWAFVYNKDLFDKANVPYPSAKAGEWTWDDMLEAAQKLTVDNNGDGKAEQYGVGAYSLESAVWGNGGEFIDYATGTVKVNEPAFYEAMQFVADLNLKYKVSPNQEAEQAMNAYTRFINGQLGMFAMGPWDQPAFWELPFDWDIAAWPASPNTGQTATWLGSMGFAVSAKSKHPQEAFDLAAFLSLDEQGQRENYQLGQAVPNLINMAEGEFKEMDKGPQTRQVFLDIIQDYGRPNVIAFSKDTQWMDTFNQNASKVWNGEMSAKDFTAQIQPKMQELYDKGNK; from the coding sequence ATGAAAACGAAAAGCAAATTTGCAGGTATGTTGATGCTGCTGCTGGTGTTTGCGCTATCCGCTTGCAGCGGGGGCAGCAACGGAACAAACGAAGGGACTGCTACAAGCAACCCGGACGCGTCGAAGCCAGGTCAGGAAGCGTCCACCGGTACGGACCAGAAGGAACCCGTCACGATTGAGTTTATGGGCCACGGCAATCCGAACGAAAAAAAGATTTTCGAAAAGCTGATCGCTTCCTTTGAGGAGAAGTATCCGCACGTCACCGTTAAATACACTTCGGTGCCGCCGGGCGAATACTCGCAGAAGATGACAACGCTGATCAGTTCAGGCAAAGTGCCGGACGTATTCTATGTCGGCGGTCCGGAGTTTTACCGTTTCGCCGAAGCCGGCACCCTTCTCAACATCCAGTCATACCTGGATCAGACGTCATTGTTTAATCCCGATAACGTATGGAAGCAGGCCATGGACCGCTATCGTTTTGACGGCAGCAAGGTCGGGGCGGGCGATTTGTACGGCCTGCCGAAGGACGTAGGTCCGTGGGCTTTTGTCTACAATAAAGATTTGTTTGACAAAGCGAATGTGCCGTATCCTTCGGCCAAAGCCGGGGAATGGACCTGGGACGACATGCTGGAAGCTGCCCAGAAGCTGACGGTCGACAACAACGGAGACGGAAAGGCTGAACAGTATGGTGTAGGCGCTTACAGTCTGGAATCGGCGGTTTGGGGCAACGGCGGCGAATTCATCGATTACGCCACCGGCACGGTAAAGGTCAACGAGCCCGCATTCTACGAGGCGATGCAATTTGTTGCCGACCTGAATCTGAAGTATAAGGTCAGCCCGAATCAGGAAGCCGAACAAGCGATGAATGCGTATACGCGCTTCATTAACGGACAGCTAGGCATGTTTGCGATGGGTCCGTGGGATCAGCCGGCATTTTGGGAGCTGCCTTTCGATTGGGATATTGCGGCATGGCCTGCAAGCCCGAACACGGGACAAACGGCGACCTGGCTCGGCTCAATGGGATTTGCCGTATCGGCAAAATCCAAGCACCCGCAGGAAGCGTTCGATTTGGCCGCCTTCTTATCGCTGGATGAGCAAGGCCAGCGCGAAAACTACCAGCTCGGCCAGGCGGTTCCCAACCTGATCAACATGGCCGAAGGCGAATTTAAGGAAATGGACAAAGGACCGCAGACGCGCCAAGTCTTTCTGGACATTATCCAAGATTACGGACGACCAAACGTTATAGCTTTCTCCAAGGATACGCAATGGATGGATACGTTCAATCAGAACGCGAGTAAAGTGTGGAACGGCGAGATGTCGGCCAAAGACTTTACGGCCCAAATCCAGCCGAAGATGCAGGAACTCTACGACAAAGGCAATAAATAA